The nucleotide window cttcctccctcttttccttcttcttcctccctcttttccttccttcttccttccttccttccttccttcctccctcttttccttccttcttcctcccttccttcttcctccctcttttccttccttcttcctttcttccatccttcctccctcccttccttccttccttcctcccttccttccttgactcgaggacaacaggagggttaagtgaagCTTTATGAGACTGTGACTATGACATAAAGCAGGTGACTCTTCTCCTCACCTGTCCAGTAGATCATGGGCCGCCGCTCCTCTCACCACTCACGTGCTGAACACCGGCGATGGCGTCCCAGCAGCCGGGATGAACCTCAGCCTGCATCGACTCGACTCCGACCTGAAGATCTGGAACATGCTGACTGTCGGGTCGGTTTGAACCTCCTTCATCTGACTGATTTATAGGCTTTGTTCTTTaagtttttatattaaataaaggggGGGTTAGGTTGCATCATAATGTATAAGAAGATTAAAACAACTGCAGATAGAAGCGTAATGAgattaaccctgctgttgtcctcgagtcaaggaaggaagggaggaagaaggaaggaagggagggagggaggaagaaggaaggatggaagggaggaagaaggaaggaaaggaaggaaggaaggaagggaggaaaatggaaggaaaggagggaggaaaggtgggaggaaggatggaaggaagaaggaaggaaaggagggaggaaggatggaaggaagaaggaaggaaaggagggagggagggagggagggaggaaagaaggaaaggagaaagaaggaaggaaaggagaaaggaaggaagggagtaagaaggaagggagcgagggaggaaggaaggatggaagggaggaagaaggaaggaaagaaggaaggaagggaggaagaaggaaggaaaggagggaggaagggagggaggaaggaagaaggaagggaatgagggaggaaggaaggagggaaggaaggagggaagggaggaagatggaaggaaaggagggaggaaaggaggaaggaaggaaataaggacagaggaaagaaggaagggaggaaaggaaagaaggagggagggagggaggaaggaaggaagggaggaaaggaaagagggagagaggaaggaaggaaggaaggaaaggaaagaaggaagggaggaaaggaggaaggaaggatggaaggaaggaatgatggatggaagggagggaagaaggaagggagagaggaaagaaaggagggaggaaggaaggtgggaaggaaggaaggaaggaaggaaggaaggaaggaaggaagaaaaggaaggaaggacggaggaaagaaggaaggaaggaaggtaggagggagggagggaggaaagaagaaaagagggagggaggaaggaaggacagaaggaagaaggaaagaagtgagggaggaaggaaggatgaaagggaggaagaaggaaggaaggagggagggagaaaggaaaagaggaaggtaggaaggaaggaaagaaggacagaggatagagggtaggggggaggaaagaaagagaggagggagggaggaaagaaggaagggagtaaggaaaggaaggaatgaaggaagaaaggaaggaaggaggaaaggaaagagggagggaggaaggaaggacagaaagaaggaagaaagggaggaaagaaagagagaaggagggagggaggaaggaagtacggaaggaaggaagaaagggaggaatgaaagagagaaggagggagggaggaaggaagtacggaaggaaggaaggaagggaggaaagaaggaacagtcaaagcagACAGGGTCTTTGAtgttaatcatttaaaacagtCAGCATCCTTTAATAGAAATTGTCCACTCAGCagtttcatgttgttgtttttttaggacTACAAATGAAGATGGCCGCTGCCCAGGACTCATCAGCAGAGAAGCGTTCACACCTGGAATGTACAAGTTACGCTTTGAGACGGGTTCATACTGGGAGAGTCTGGGTCAGACCTGCTTCTACCCCTACGTGGAGGTGAGCCTCAGTGTTTAAGAGATATCTGATATACACAGAGGAGGGTTTTAATAAGAGGGTCTtatccttcctgtcgtcctcctgggtcaaattgaccctgtctgttttcactgttccttatttcctcccttccttccttccttccttccgcctgtccttcgtccctccctccttctctctttctttccttcttcctcccttccttcttccttccttccgtctgtccttcctccctccctccttctctctttctttccttcctctctctttcctcccgtccttctttccttcctccatccccttttcttccttccttcttcctaccttcctccctcctttccttccttcttcctcccatccttcccccgtccctccttccttccttcttcctcc belongs to Scomber scombrus unplaced genomic scaffold, fScoSco1.1 SCAFFOLD_302, whole genome shotgun sequence and includes:
- the LOC133976969 gene encoding 5-hydroxyisourate hydrolase-like (The sequence of the model RefSeq protein was modified relative to this genomic sequence to represent the inferred CDS: added 90 bases not found in genome assembly), with the translated sequence MDSDACGEDALYQSFVDLGDSSPHLSSRSWAAAPLTTHVLNTGDGVPAAGMNLSLHRLDSDLKIWNMLTVGTTNEDGRCPGLISREAFTPGMYKLRFETGSYWESLGQTCFYPYVEIVFTITDPQQKFHLPLLMSRFSYSTYRGS